A region from the Mesorhizobium sp. J8 genome encodes:
- a CDS encoding LpxI family protein yields the protein MAMTRAEPAETRLVLAPGSRVGIIAGGGSLPVEVAEGLARQGHPPFIIMAEGEVDRAADFARYEQATLALEDVGSLVPLLKRRDISHLVLAGEIRRRPRLARIRPTLGLLAIIPSVVMALARGDDGLLKVVTRGLEKRGIKVVGAHEVVPELAAGEGTLTVTAPKQSDWRDIEAGRAAAKAIGALDIGQAAIAIGGRAIALEGVEGTAALLERTRELRGHGRLAGKTRGVLVKCAKPGQELRADLPSIGPQTVEAAHAAGLAGIALEAGRSLILEGPETLARANALGLFIVGLPAVDQANGKPANGR from the coding sequence CGTACTTGCGCCCGGCTCCAGGGTCGGCATCATCGCCGGCGGCGGCAGCTTGCCGGTCGAAGTGGCCGAGGGCCTTGCTCGGCAAGGACACCCGCCTTTCATCATCATGGCCGAAGGCGAGGTCGATCGCGCGGCGGATTTTGCAAGGTACGAGCAGGCGACGCTCGCGCTGGAAGATGTCGGCTCGCTGGTCCCGTTGCTGAAACGCCGGGATATCAGCCATCTGGTTCTGGCCGGCGAGATCAGGCGCAGGCCACGGCTGGCCAGGATCCGCCCGACCCTTGGCCTGCTGGCGATAATCCCTTCCGTGGTCATGGCGCTGGCGCGCGGCGACGATGGCCTTTTGAAGGTTGTCACGCGTGGATTGGAGAAGCGCGGCATCAAGGTCGTCGGTGCGCACGAAGTCGTGCCGGAACTGGCGGCCGGAGAGGGCACGCTGACGGTCACGGCGCCGAAGCAATCGGATTGGCGTGACATCGAGGCCGGCCGAGCGGCGGCCAAGGCCATCGGCGCGCTGGACATCGGACAGGCGGCGATCGCGATCGGCGGGCGTGCGATAGCGCTCGAGGGGGTGGAAGGCACCGCCGCGCTGCTTGAGCGGACAAGGGAATTGCGCGGGCACGGCAGGCTTGCCGGCAAGACGCGCGGCGTCCTTGTCAAATGCGCCAAGCCCGGGCAGGAATTGCGTGCGGACCTCCCCTCCATCGGCCCGCAGACGGTCGAGGCGGCGCATGCCGCCGGGCTGGCCGGCATTGCGCTGGAAGCTGGCCGCTCGCTTATTCTCGAAGGCCCGGAGACGCTCGCGCGCGCCAACGCGCTTGGGCTGTTCATCGTCGGCTTGCCCGCAGTGGATCAGGCCAATGGAAAGCCGGCTAATGGTCGCTGA
- the gltA gene encoding citrate synthase, with the protein MSEAATKLEPGGKAHESTARLELAGKTHEFKVRSGSTGPDVIDIGALYSTTGAFTYDPGFTSTASCESAITFIDGDAGILLHRGYPIDQLAEHGDFLEVCYLLLYGELPTKAQKEDFDYRVTRHTMVHEQMSRFFTGFRRDAHPMAVMCGVVGALSAFYHDSTDISDPYQRMVASMRLIAKMPTIAAMAYKYHIGQPFIYPKNDLGFAANFLHMCFAVPCEEYKINPVLARAMERIFILHADHEQNASTSTVRLAGSSGANPFACIAAGIACLWGPAHGGANEAALNMLGEIGHVDHIPEFIARAKDKNDPFRLMGFGHRVYKNYDPRAKIMQKTAHEVLGELGIKDDPLLDIAMELEKIALTDEYFIAKKLYPNVDFYSGITLKALGFPTTMFTVLFAVARTVGWIAQWKEMIEDPHQKIGRPRQLYTGATERDYVPIAKR; encoded by the coding sequence ATGAGCGAAGCTGCGACAAAACTGGAACCGGGCGGCAAGGCGCACGAATCGACCGCCAGGCTCGAACTCGCCGGCAAGACGCATGAATTCAAGGTGCGAAGCGGGTCGACGGGGCCTGACGTGATCGACATCGGCGCCCTCTACAGCACCACCGGCGCCTTCACCTACGACCCCGGCTTCACGTCGACGGCAAGCTGCGAGTCGGCGATCACCTTCATCGACGGCGATGCCGGCATCCTCTTGCATCGCGGCTATCCGATCGACCAGCTCGCCGAACATGGCGACTTCCTCGAGGTCTGCTACCTCTTGCTCTACGGCGAGCTTCCGACCAAGGCGCAGAAGGAGGACTTCGACTATCGCGTGACGCGCCACACCATGGTGCACGAGCAGATGTCGCGCTTCTTCACCGGCTTCCGCCGCGACGCGCACCCGATGGCCGTGATGTGCGGCGTGGTCGGCGCGCTGTCGGCCTTCTACCACGACTCGACCGACATCTCGGACCCGTATCAGCGCATGGTCGCCTCGATGCGCCTGATCGCCAAGATGCCGACGATCGCGGCGATGGCCTACAAGTACCACATCGGCCAGCCCTTCATCTATCCGAAGAACGATCTCGGCTTCGCGGCCAACTTCCTGCACATGTGCTTCGCCGTGCCGTGCGAGGAGTACAAGATCAACCCGGTGCTGGCGCGCGCGATGGAGCGCATCTTCATCCTCCACGCCGACCACGAGCAGAATGCCTCGACCTCGACGGTGCGCCTCGCCGGCTCATCCGGCGCCAATCCCTTCGCCTGCATCGCCGCCGGCATCGCTTGCCTGTGGGGTCCGGCGCATGGCGGCGCCAACGAAGCGGCGCTGAACATGCTGGGCGAGATCGGCCATGTCGATCACATTCCGGAGTTCATTGCCCGCGCCAAGGACAAGAACGACCCGTTCCGGCTGATGGGCTTTGGCCATCGCGTCTACAAGAACTACGATCCGCGCGCCAAGATCATGCAGAAGACCGCGCATGAGGTGCTGGGCGAGCTCGGCATCAAGGACGATCCGCTGCTCGACATCGCGATGGAGCTCGAGAAGATCGCGCTGACCGACGAATATTTCATCGCCAAGAAGCTCTATCCGAATGTCGATTTCTATTCCGGCATCACGCTGAAGGCGCTCGGCTTCCCCACCACCATGTTCACCGTGCTGTTCGCGGTCGCGCGAACCGTCGGTTGGATCGCCCAGTGGAAGGAAATGATCGAGGATCCGCACCAGAAGATCGGCCGCCCGCGCCAGCTCTACACCGGCGCCACGGAGCGCGATTACGTGCCGATTGCGAAACGATAG
- the lpxB gene encoding lipid-A-disaccharide synthase, producing MVADKPLKLAIVAGEESGDLLGADIVRALERTTGRKVQLVGIGGRHLQQLGLTPLFDGSEIALMGFSAVLRDLPRLMRRISQTAATIAAERPDCLVTIDSPDFSLRVAKKVRAAAPAIPIVHYVCPSVWAWRPGRAVAMKPYVDHILCILPFEVKALARLGGPPGTYVGHRLTQDPGVLAAAKAQSQPRDLTDDRVKTVLVLPGSRRGEVRRLMEPFGKAMSALRQRGHTLRLLLPTVPHVAELVKASVASWDDKPEIITEPERKWQAFGKADAALIASGTVSLELALAGVPMVSCYKLDPIARQLLQHMVTTWSALLPNLISDRALVPEFYDQYVRPENLARQLEALFADTGMRAWQKAGFAEIARRMATERPSGEIAAEVVMGSIRKAVGSRQ from the coding sequence ATGGTCGCTGACAAGCCGCTCAAGCTCGCGATCGTCGCCGGCGAGGAATCCGGCGATCTGCTGGGCGCCGACATCGTGCGGGCGCTCGAGCGCACGACCGGCCGCAAGGTGCAGCTTGTGGGCATTGGCGGCCGGCATCTTCAGCAGCTGGGGCTGACGCCGCTCTTCGACGGCAGCGAGATCGCGCTGATGGGTTTCAGCGCGGTGCTGCGCGACCTGCCGCGGCTGATGCGCCGCATCAGCCAGACGGCGGCGACGATCGCGGCCGAGCGGCCCGATTGCCTCGTCACCATCGACAGTCCGGACTTTTCGCTGCGCGTCGCGAAGAAGGTCCGCGCGGCAGCACCGGCCATCCCGATCGTCCACTATGTCTGCCCGAGCGTGTGGGCGTGGCGGCCGGGCAGGGCGGTGGCGATGAAGCCGTATGTCGACCATATCCTGTGCATCCTGCCGTTCGAGGTGAAGGCGCTTGCACGTCTCGGCGGACCGCCGGGCACTTATGTCGGCCACCGGTTGACGCAGGATCCCGGCGTGCTCGCCGCCGCCAAGGCGCAGAGCCAGCCGCGCGATCTCACCGACGACCGCGTCAAGACGGTGCTGGTGCTGCCCGGCTCGCGCCGCGGCGAGGTGCGCCGGCTGATGGAACCCTTCGGCAAGGCGATGTCGGCGCTGCGCCAACGCGGCCATACTCTGCGCTTGCTCCTACCGACGGTGCCGCATGTCGCCGAGCTGGTGAAGGCCTCGGTCGCGAGCTGGGACGACAAGCCGGAAATCATCACCGAGCCGGAGCGCAAATGGCAGGCCTTCGGCAAGGCCGATGCGGCATTGATCGCGTCTGGAACGGTGTCGCTGGAGCTCGCGCTTGCCGGCGTTCCGATGGTGTCGTGCTACAAGCTCGACCCGATCGCGCGCCAGCTTCTGCAGCATATGGTGACGACATGGTCGGCGCTGCTGCCCAACCTCATTTCCGACCGCGCGCTGGTTCCGGAATTTTATGACCAGTATGTCCGTCCGGAAAATCTCGCCCGGCAGTTGGAAGCCCTGTTCGCCGACACCGGCATGCGCGCCTGGCAAAAGGCAGGCTTTGCCGAGATCGCCCGGCGCATGGCAACCGAACGGCCCTCGGGCGAGATCGCCGCGGAAGTGGTGATGGGATCTATCAGGAAGGCAGTAGGCAGTAGGCAGTAG